A region from the Nitrospinota bacterium genome encodes:
- a CDS encoding type II toxin-antitoxin system RelE/ParE family toxin, producing the protein MLFSIQDRRVRGIIAEKVDSLAQGADSQGKPLKGELAGFRSVRAVGQRWRIIYKVESAKDMVIVAAVGIRKDRDKKDAYALARKLLRLGLLGELD; encoded by the coding sequence ATGCTTTTTTCCATTCAGGACCGCCGTGTCCGAGGCATAATCGCGGAAAAAGTGGACAGCCTTGCCCAAGGGGCGGACTCACAGGGCAAACCTCTAAAGGGAGAACTGGCCGGATTCAGGAGCGTCAGGGCCGTTGGGCAACGCTGGCGCATCATATACAAAGTTGAATCAGCCAAGGACATGGTGATTGTGGCGGCCGTGGGAATCCGGAAAGACAGGGACAAAAAAGACGCTTACGCCCTCGCCAGAAAGCTATTGCGCCTCGGGCTGTTGGGGGAACTGGACTAA
- a CDS encoding type II toxin-antitoxin system Phd/YefM family antitoxin: MKTMPIVQARNSLTTLPEQFEKQPGLDAVAVTRRGKPVLAVMPWELYESLVETLEILGDKEMMSSLRKSVKEIEKGKLVPWKKVKREMDF, translated from the coding sequence ATGAAAACAATGCCTATAGTCCAGGCGAGAAACTCGCTGACCACACTGCCGGAACAGTTTGAAAAACAGCCGGGGCTGGACGCCGTGGCGGTGACGCGCAGGGGCAAGCCGGTGCTGGCGGTGATGCCGTGGGAACTGTACGAATCGCTGGTGGAAACGCTGGAAATACTCGGCGACAAGGAGATGATGTCCTCTCTCCGCAAAAGCGTGAAGGAAATTGAAAAAGGAAAGCTTGTCCCCTGGAAAAAAGTCAAAAGGGAAATGGATTTTTGA
- a CDS encoding sigma-54-dependent Fis family transcriptional regulator produces the protein MRIALAEALTRSGHSVVTAANGEEGLKMFGERSPQIVISDVRMPKMTGIELLCAIRRSSTPETPFVLITAYGAIDDAVAAMKEGATDYILKPFSADTLDDLMRRVFGEDGGGVKAISARPAERLGKGSPSRGRVIVTGNEKMKKVMDILRRVAPSKSTVLIHGESGVGKELVARFIHENSDRRDRPFIAVNCAAMPETLLESELFGHEKGSFTGAIARKIGKFELANGGVILLDEVTEMDPQLQAKLLRVLQEEEIDRVGGASPIPLDIRVIATTNRDMDQAVKEGKFREDLYFRLNVIPVNIPPLRERPDDIPILVEYFIKKFNAIMGKAVCGVEPEAMDSILANPWRGNIRELENVMERAVLLAVGDSISLADLMMDGVKSAGSPKGEAEDLARPGITVAEMEKKLIMRTLDDAQGNRTKAAEALGVSIRTLRNKLNEYNVAHGK, from the coding sequence ATGAGGATCGCCCTTGCGGAGGCGTTGACGCGGTCGGGCCATAGTGTGGTCACCGCCGCCAACGGCGAGGAGGGTCTTAAAATGTTCGGCGAGAGATCACCGCAGATCGTGATATCGGACGTGCGGATGCCAAAGATGACCGGCATAGAGCTGCTGTGCGCCATCCGGAGGTCGAGCACGCCGGAGACGCCGTTTGTGCTCATCACCGCCTATGGCGCCATTGACGACGCGGTGGCGGCCATGAAGGAAGGCGCCACGGACTATATCCTGAAACCGTTCTCCGCGGACACCCTGGATGACCTTATGCGCCGCGTCTTCGGAGAGGATGGGGGCGGCGTGAAAGCCATATCGGCCCGCCCCGCCGAACGGCTGGGCAAAGGCTCTCCATCCCGGGGGCGCGTGATCGTCACCGGCAACGAAAAAATGAAAAAGGTGATGGACATCCTCCGCAGGGTGGCGCCCAGCAAGTCCACGGTGCTCATCCACGGCGAGTCCGGGGTGGGCAAGGAACTTGTGGCCCGGTTCATACATGAAAATTCGGACCGGCGGGACAGGCCTTTCATAGCGGTGAACTGCGCGGCGATGCCGGAGACGCTTTTGGAGTCGGAGCTTTTCGGCCACGAAAAAGGATCGTTCACCGGCGCCATCGCAAGGAAGATCGGAAAGTTCGAACTGGCAAACGGCGGTGTGATCCTGCTCGACGAGGTGACGGAGATGGATCCGCAGCTTCAGGCCAAGCTTTTGCGCGTTCTGCAGGAGGAGGAGATAGACCGGGTGGGGGGCGCGTCCCCCATCCCGCTGGACATCCGCGTGATCGCCACCACCAACAGGGACATGGACCAGGCTGTGAAGGAAGGCAAGTTCAGGGAAGACCTCTATTTCCGTCTCAACGTCATTCCAGTGAACATACCCCCGCTACGGGAGCGGCCGGACGACATACCGATCCTGGTGGAGTATTTTATAAAAAAATTCAACGCAATCATGGGCAAGGCGGTTTGCGGAGTGGAACCGGAGGCCATGGACTCGATACTGGCAAACCCGTGGCGAGGCAACATCCGGGAACTTGAAAACGTGATGGAACGCGCCGTGCTGTTGGCTGTGGGGGACTCGATATCGCTGGCCGACCTTATGATGGATGGGGTAAAATCCGCGGGATCGCCAAAGGGCGAGGCGGAGGACCTTGCCCGGCCCGGCATCACCGTGGCGGAGATGGAGAAGAAACTTATCATGCGCACGCTGGACGACGCTCAGGGGAACAGGACGAAGGCGGCGGAGGCCCTGGGGGTCTCCATCCGCACGTTACGGAACAAATTGAACGAATATAATGTGGCCCATGGCAAATAG